The following proteins are encoded in a genomic region of Protaetiibacter sp. SSC-01:
- a CDS encoding response regulator transcription factor, whose translation MTEPIRVALVDDQALFRTGIRMLVSSQPDLEYVGEAGDGREGVALVESARPDVVLMDIRMPVMDGIESTERILAAADAARRPAPKVVVLTTFDLDEAATRAIRAGASGFLLKDSDPEFLLAAIRTVHAGTAVIAPSATRELFEHFDSRAGNGGEPPEFAALTSRERDIFLLAGRGLSNSEIARSEFVSEATVKTHISRILAKLGLRDRVQLVVYAFENRLV comes from the coding sequence ATGACCGAGCCCATCCGCGTCGCCCTCGTCGACGACCAGGCGCTCTTCCGCACCGGCATCCGGATGCTCGTGAGCTCCCAGCCCGACCTCGAGTACGTGGGCGAGGCGGGCGACGGCCGCGAGGGCGTCGCCCTCGTCGAGAGCGCACGCCCCGACGTCGTGCTCATGGACATCCGCATGCCCGTCATGGACGGCATCGAGTCGACCGAGCGCATCCTCGCGGCGGCGGATGCGGCGCGCCGGCCCGCCCCGAAGGTCGTCGTGCTCACGACCTTCGACCTCGACGAGGCCGCGACGCGCGCCATCCGCGCGGGGGCGAGCGGCTTCCTGCTGAAGGACTCCGACCCCGAGTTCCTGCTCGCCGCCATCCGCACCGTGCACGCGGGAACGGCCGTCATCGCGCCGTCGGCGACGCGCGAGCTCTTCGAGCACTTCGACTCGCGCGCGGGCAACGGGGGAGAGCCGCCCGAGTTCGCCGCGCTCACCTCGCGCGAGCGCGACATCTTCCTGCTCGCGGGCCGCGGACTCTCGAACTCCGAGATCGCGCGCAGCGAGTTCGTGTCGGAGGCGACCGTCAAGACCCACATCTCGCGCATCCTCGCGAAGCTCGGCCTGCGCGACCGCGTGCAGCTCGTCGTCTACGCCTTCGAGAACCGCCTCGTGTAG
- a CDS encoding sensor histidine kinase, producing MWRTLTRRQLAVDIAVPGVLFLFLLIPYSAQGLPSMLVLFGMSVALVLRRLSPGFSLAMAWITAIAQMLLGLSPTFANLAILAVLYATAAYGSRLVMWLGFASILVGSLTITFYVTAFDSLRTGDWSGWMTELLSGFGAAAFVSSLVSFGLSWSVGLLVRTLGRARQSRAVAIAANQEVAAEQERTRIARDMHDVVAHSLAVVVAQADGARYAARTDPAAAEEALRTIATTAREALADVRVLLAQLRYQQEDGPQPTLGDLDRLIEQLRASGLDVSREDSGEPLPLGTAQQIALYRIVQESLTNALRHADVSKPVAVRFSWTSHGVEASIVSHLVEAKTRTGIIPLAVPPVGHGIAGMTERAALGGGWLRADADETRFTVTAWLPYAPTGVHQPIVLEEPTA from the coding sequence ATGTGGAGGACGCTCACCCGGCGGCAGCTCGCGGTCGACATCGCGGTGCCGGGCGTGTTGTTCCTGTTCCTCCTGATCCCGTACTCCGCCCAGGGGCTGCCGTCGATGCTCGTGTTGTTCGGCATGTCGGTCGCGCTCGTCCTCCGCCGCCTGAGCCCCGGGTTCTCGCTCGCGATGGCGTGGATCACCGCGATCGCGCAGATGCTCCTCGGGTTGTCGCCGACCTTCGCGAACCTCGCGATCCTCGCCGTGCTCTATGCGACCGCCGCCTACGGCTCGCGCCTCGTCATGTGGCTCGGCTTCGCATCGATCCTCGTCGGCTCGCTCACGATCACCTTCTACGTCACCGCCTTCGACAGCCTCCGCACGGGCGACTGGAGCGGGTGGATGACCGAGCTGCTGTCGGGCTTCGGCGCAGCCGCGTTCGTCTCCTCGCTCGTGAGCTTCGGCTTGTCGTGGTCGGTCGGTCTGCTCGTGCGCACCCTCGGCCGCGCGCGGCAGAGCCGCGCCGTCGCGATCGCCGCCAACCAGGAGGTCGCGGCCGAGCAGGAGCGCACGCGCATCGCACGCGACATGCACGACGTCGTCGCGCACTCGCTCGCGGTCGTCGTCGCCCAGGCGGATGGCGCGCGCTACGCCGCCCGCACCGACCCGGCGGCCGCCGAGGAGGCGCTCCGCACGATCGCGACGACCGCGCGGGAGGCGCTCGCCGACGTGCGTGTGCTGCTCGCCCAGCTGCGCTACCAGCAGGAGGACGGGCCCCAGCCGACCCTCGGCGACCTCGACCGCCTCATCGAGCAGCTGCGCGCATCCGGCCTCGACGTCTCGCGGGAGGACAGCGGCGAGCCGCTCCCGCTCGGTACGGCGCAGCAGATCGCGCTCTACCGCATCGTGCAGGAGTCGCTCACGAACGCCCTCCGTCACGCCGATGTCAGCAAGCCCGTCGCTGTGAGGTTCAGCTGGACCTCGCACGGGGTCGAGGCGTCGATCGTGAGCCACCTCGTCGAGGCGAAGACACGTACGGGCATCATCCCGCTCGCGGTGCCGCCCGTCGGGCACGGCATCGCGGGCATGACCGAGCGTGCGGCGCTCGGTGGCGGCTGGCTGCGCGCCGACGCCGACGAGACCCGCTTCACCGTCACCGCGTGGCTGCCTTACGCGCCCACGGGGGTGCACCAGCCGATCGTCCTGGAGGAACCCACCGCATGA
- the era gene encoding GTPase Era produces MNDAAGFRAGFATFVGRPNVGKSTLTNALVGEKVAITSPKPQTTRSAIRGIVHTRQGQLVIVDTPGIHRPRTLLGERLNAVVTSILGDVDVIGFCIPADEKIGPGDRFINEQLDKFPRAKKVAIVTKIDATSRPAVAEQLLAVSQLREWEAIIPVSATSRIQLDTLQSQLIGLLPESPALYPDDAVTDETLEHRIAELIREAALDGVSDELPHSLAVTIDDIVERDDKELVEVYANLWVERDSQKGIVIGKGGARLQEVGARAREGIEPLVGKQVYLSIRVKVAANWQRDPKYLSRLGF; encoded by the coding sequence ATGAACGACGCAGCAGGATTCCGCGCCGGGTTCGCGACCTTCGTGGGTCGCCCGAACGTCGGCAAGTCGACCCTCACCAACGCCCTCGTCGGCGAGAAGGTCGCCATCACCTCGCCGAAGCCGCAGACGACGCGCTCCGCCATCCGCGGCATCGTGCACACGCGCCAGGGGCAGCTCGTGATCGTCGACACCCCGGGCATCCACCGCCCGCGCACGCTGCTCGGCGAGCGGCTCAACGCCGTCGTCACGTCGATCCTCGGCGATGTCGACGTCATCGGCTTCTGCATCCCCGCCGATGAGAAGATCGGCCCGGGCGACCGCTTCATCAACGAGCAGCTCGACAAGTTCCCCCGCGCCAAGAAGGTCGCGATCGTCACGAAGATCGACGCGACCTCGCGGCCGGCTGTCGCCGAGCAGCTGCTCGCCGTGAGCCAGCTGCGCGAGTGGGAGGCGATCATCCCCGTGTCGGCGACGAGCCGCATCCAGCTCGACACCCTGCAGTCGCAGCTCATCGGGCTGCTGCCCGAGTCGCCCGCGCTCTACCCCGACGACGCCGTCACCGACGAGACGCTCGAGCACCGCATCGCGGAGCTCATCCGCGAGGCCGCGCTCGACGGCGTCTCGGACGAGCTGCCCCACTCGCTCGCCGTCACGATCGACGACATCGTGGAGCGCGACGACAAGGAGCTCGTCGAGGTGTACGCGAACCTCTGGGTCGAGCGCGACTCGCAGAAGGGCATCGTGATCGGCAAGGGCGGCGCGCGTCTGCAGGAGGTCGGCGCGAGGGCCCGAGAGGGCATCGAGCCGCTCGTCGGCAAGCAGGTGTACCTGTCGATCCGTGTGAAGGTCGCCGCGAACTGGCAGCGCGACCCCAAGTACCTCTCGCGCCTCGGCTTCTGA
- a CDS encoding ABC transporter permease — translation MAAGSTSTGLREHASSIVVALLSSAFGVALLQVTGVLGDAIKADPVTGASGTALLMLAIVAWVFIAIAVYVGSIVTSNTFATIVAGRARTIALLRLVGSSARQQRRAVAREGLVVGIIGSIAGAAVGTGIAVGLERVAVLIGWLPDVPHDWADVGLVFPIVTVVLTTWLAAWVGSRRVLSVTPLEAIGGSQPLSHDELTSRPGRNAVAIVLFSVGTAILVLSMLLGLVTPLAVLLGVVGGILSFTGVVIGAHLVMPPALKLVGRMLGRSPSARLAAANALRYPERASRTTIGVVIGVTLVTMFGVTMESFRNLIREAAANEPDVYRGTESMIDSITAVFSVLIGVSALIAAVGLVNALSLSVLQRTRELGLLRALGFSRGQLRRMILSESVQLTATAVMVGLVLGAFYGWVGAQSLLGSARGMPGIVAPGVPWTVLAIVVGAAAVLTAVATVTPARRATRVSPITALAVE, via the coding sequence ATGGCCGCCGGATCCACCTCGACGGGGCTGCGCGAGCACGCATCCTCGATCGTCGTCGCGCTGCTGTCGTCGGCGTTCGGCGTCGCGCTCCTGCAGGTCACGGGCGTCCTCGGCGACGCCATCAAGGCCGACCCGGTGACGGGCGCGAGCGGCACGGCGCTCCTCATGCTCGCGATCGTCGCGTGGGTGTTCATCGCGATCGCCGTCTACGTCGGCTCGATCGTCACCTCGAACACCTTCGCTACGATCGTCGCCGGCCGCGCGCGCACGATCGCGCTCCTGCGCCTCGTCGGCTCGAGCGCCCGCCAGCAGCGTCGAGCGGTGGCTCGCGAGGGTCTCGTCGTCGGCATCATCGGTTCGATCGCGGGTGCCGCGGTCGGCACCGGCATCGCCGTCGGTCTCGAGCGCGTCGCGGTGCTCATCGGCTGGCTGCCCGACGTGCCGCACGACTGGGCCGACGTCGGGCTCGTCTTCCCGATCGTCACGGTCGTGCTGACGACCTGGCTCGCCGCGTGGGTGGGCTCGCGCCGCGTGCTCTCGGTGACGCCCCTCGAGGCGATCGGCGGCTCGCAGCCGCTCTCGCACGACGAGCTCACGTCGCGTCCCGGTCGCAACGCCGTGGCGATCGTGCTCTTCTCCGTCGGCACCGCGATCCTCGTGCTCTCGATGCTCCTCGGCCTCGTGACGCCCCTCGCGGTGCTCCTCGGCGTCGTCGGAGGCATCCTGTCGTTCACAGGCGTCGTGATCGGCGCGCACCTCGTCATGCCGCCGGCCCTCAAGCTGGTCGGACGGATGCTGGGCCGCTCCCCGTCGGCCCGCCTCGCCGCCGCGAACGCCCTCCGCTACCCGGAACGCGCCTCGCGCACGACGATCGGCGTCGTCATCGGCGTGACGCTCGTGACGATGTTCGGCGTGACGATGGAGAGCTTCCGCAACCTCATCCGCGAGGCAGCGGCGAACGAGCCCGACGTCTACCGGGGCACCGAGTCGATGATCGACAGCATCACGGCCGTGTTCTCGGTGCTCATCGGCGTGAGCGCCCTCATCGCCGCCGTCGGTCTCGTCAACGCGCTCTCGCTGAGCGTCCTGCAGCGCACACGCGAGCTCGGCCTGCTCCGCGCCCTCGGCTTCTCGCGGGGTCAGCTTCGCCGCATGATCCTCTCCGAGAGCGTGCAGCTCACGGCGACGGCCGTCATGGTGGGGCTCGTGCTCGGCGCGTTCTACGGATGGGTCGGTGCGCAGTCGCTGCTCGGCTCGGCGCGCGGCATGCCCGGCATCGTCGCCCCCGGCGTGCCGTGGACGGTCCTCGCGATCGTCGTGGGCGCGGCCGCGGTGCTGACCGCCGTCGCGACCGTCACGCCCGCCCGCCGCGCGACGCGCGTGTCGCCCATCACGGCGCTCGCGGTCGAGTGA
- a CDS encoding ABC transporter ATP-binding protein, which produces MDITTSIPTAAEPPTASLVARVENLTKSYGAHGARVDALRDVTLGIRRGEFTAIMGPSGSGKSTLMHIMAGLDSPTSGRVWLGDSEIGGLGDEQLTLLRRRRIGFVFQAFNLVPTLDVEGNLLLPFELDGRTPSVREREWIDELENVLGLDSRLAHRPHELSGGQQQRVAIARALVTRPELVFADEPTGNLDSRTGREVLQVLQAATRSYGQSIAMVTHDPVAASYADRVIFLADGRVVSDRARMEASEIASFMLSMEQVA; this is translated from the coding sequence ATGGACATCACCACCAGCATCCCGACCGCGGCCGAGCCCCCCACCGCGAGCCTCGTGGCCCGCGTCGAGAACCTCACCAAGAGCTACGGCGCCCACGGCGCGCGCGTCGACGCCCTCCGCGACGTGACCCTCGGCATCCGCCGCGGCGAGTTCACCGCCATCATGGGCCCCTCGGGCTCCGGCAAGTCGACGCTCATGCACATCATGGCCGGCCTCGACTCGCCCACCTCGGGCCGCGTGTGGCTCGGCGACTCCGAGATCGGCGGCCTCGGCGACGAGCAGCTCACCCTCCTGCGCCGTCGTCGCATCGGGTTCGTCTTCCAGGCGTTCAACCTCGTGCCGACGCTCGACGTCGAGGGCAACCTCCTGCTGCCCTTCGAGCTCGACGGTCGCACCCCGAGCGTGCGCGAGCGCGAGTGGATCGACGAGCTCGAGAACGTGCTCGGCCTCGACTCCCGTCTCGCCCACCGCCCGCATGAGCTGTCGGGCGGGCAGCAGCAGCGCGTCGCGATCGCGCGCGCCCTCGTCACGCGCCCCGAGCTCGTCTTCGCCGATGAGCCGACCGGCAACCTCGACTCCCGCACGGGCCGCGAGGTGCTGCAGGTGCTGCAGGCGGCGACGCGAAGCTACGGCCAGTCGATCGCCATGGTCACGCACGACCCGGTCGCGGCGAGCTACGCCGACCGCGTGATCTTCCTCGCGGACGGCCGCGTCGTGTCCGACCGCGCCCGCATGGAGGCGTCCGAGATCGCGTCGTTCATGCTCTCGATGGAGCAGGTGGCGTGA